The Phyllobacterium zundukense genome contains the following window.
CCTGGATTGTACGCAGCGCCCACACCCCAGCAAACGGCTCATCTAACTATTTGATCTCAACGCAAGGACCGCAACGCTGCCCGAAGCTCTGCCGCGATCTGCCAGGGAACCGACGTGCGGCTGACCAAATAGACTGACAGCCGCGAGTTCGTCTAAGAGCGGGGGAACTGGTTCCGCCGCCTGGCACGGTTGGGAATTAGACATCCGCAGCGGCGCCTTCCTGGTCGATCCGGAAAGTACGGGCAAGAACTTTCCGGTTCCGGTTGCGGTTGAGGATGAGAAGATTTTTGTGCATCTTTGAGGCTGTCGTTTACCTGGTCCCCACATAGCAAGGACACTGCATGCCGCTTCGCTCGAAACTTCTTCTCATTGTCCTCGACGGCCTGCCATGGCGCAACTGGCGCAAATATATGGGCAACCTCGAAGGCTGGGTGCAGTCGGGCGAGGCGCGCGTTTGGAAGATGCGCTCCGTCCTGCCGTCGACGTCCGCCTCCTGTTACGCCTCGATCCACACTGGCGTGTCGCCGCAGGTCCACTATGTCGTTTCCAACGAAACGCTGTTTCGGGTAGAACAGCCCGACATATTTTCCGAGGTTGTGAAAGCGGGGGGCAAGACAGGGGCGGTCACGCATTCGTTCTGGTCGATGTTCTTCAACCGCGTGCCCTTTGATCTCGTCCGCGACATCGAGTATGACGAACCTGGCGGACCGATCACCCATGGTCGTTTTCACACGATGACCGGTTACAATCACCAGAACCAGATGACGCCCAGCGATACGGATTTGTTTGCCACGCTGACCATGCTGGCAGAGCGTCGCGGCATCGACTACGGCATTCTCCACACCTGCACGCTGGACTCGATGGGACACCGCTTCGGTCATGATTGTGGCGAGATGGACCATGCGCTGTTTGCGATGGACGCAATGCTGGCCACTTTTCTGCCGCGCTGGCGCAAAGCAGGCTATGAGGTTATGGTGACGGCCGATCACGGCCAGACGGACCGCGGTCATCATGGCGGCCGCAGCGACGATATGCAGGATTTCGCGCTTTATTATTTCGGCGCCGGCGAAGGACCTGAAGACGATGTCCTGCTAGACCAATTGCAACTTGCGCCAACCGTCCTCGAACGGCTGGGCGTACCGGTGCCGGCAACGATGAAAGCCGAATCTTTTCTGAGATAGGTTACTCTGCAGTACTGGTCGCTCCGGGAGCGCAAACAGGCGTTTTCCCGGACAATGGCGGAACTCGACCGGCGGCTGAAGATTTTTATCAATCTGCCGCTTGCCTCGCTGGATCGGCTCAGTATCCAGAGCCATGTCGATGAAATCGGCCAGTCAAAGGGCGAAAATTAATCCTGGGGAAGGACTATAGATTATGGAGAAGTTGATTTCCCGCGGCGAGACTGAAATATGGCTGTTGCAACACCGTTCGAACAACCGCCTTTGCCGCGAAGGACGAGCATGCCTTTTCCATCCGTGACGATCCGATCCGACCACGCCGGCCAACGTCGCACCATTGCATCGGTCCCGGAAGCGGCCGAGGGCTGCTGATGAGCTGGCCAA
Protein-coding sequences here:
- a CDS encoding alkaline phosphatase family protein: MPLRSKLLLIVLDGLPWRNWRKYMGNLEGWVQSGEARVWKMRSVLPSTSASCYASIHTGVSPQVHYVVSNETLFRVEQPDIFSEVVKAGGKTGAVTHSFWSMFFNRVPFDLVRDIEYDEPGGPITHGRFHTMTGYNHQNQMTPSDTDLFATLTMLAERRGIDYGILHTCTLDSMGHRFGHDCGEMDHALFAMDAMLATFLPRWRKAGYEVMVTADHGQTDRGHHGGRSDDMQDFALYYFGAGEGPEDDVLLDQLQLAPTVLERLGVPVPATMKAESFLR